The following nucleotide sequence is from Mycobacterium sp. Z3061.
GCAGGGCGAACGGCGGGGTGGGATACAGGCCCGGGCCGGTTCGCGGGTGCACCAGCGACTCGAAAAAGCCCCGAGCGCGCAACTGAGGATTCTCGGTGACGAGCGACGGCGACCCGACCGGTGCGGCCGGAACACCGGCCGCCGCCAGCAACTCCACCGTCGCATCGAGCGGCTGTGCGGCGAACCATTCCTGCAGCGCGAGGTCGATCTCGTCGGCCCGTTCCCGGCGACCGGCCTCGCTGGTCAATTCCTCGTGGCGTAATGCGCCGATCACGTCCACCAGGGACGCCCATTGACGGTCGTCGCGCACGCTGACCGCTATCCAGTCGTCCTCCCCCGCGCACCGGTAGATGTTCTGCAGTGCGCCGCCTTGTCCGCGATTTCCTCTCCGGCTCAACGTTTTACCGAATACCTCGGCTTCGATCGGTTGGATCGCCGTGGTATTCAGCACCGTCTCCAGCATCGGCAATTCGACCTGCTGGCCGGTTCCGGTGCGCTCGGTGAAATGCAGCGCGGCCAGTACCGCGAACGCGGCGTGCACGCCTGCCAGCGGATCGCAGGCGCCGCGCGGCGTCACCGGAGGAGTTTCGGGCAGTCCGGTCACCCAGGTGAGTCCGCCGATCTGCTCCATGGTGGGAGCGAATCCCACCCGCTCGCGCCACGGCCCGGCCAGTCCGAAGGCCGGCATCCGGGTGACCACGAGTGCGGGATTGATCTTCAGCAGCACGTCGGCGGTGAGACCGAAGTGGTCCATCACACGCGGCGAGAAATTTTCGATCACCACATCGGCGCCGGCAACCAGCGTGCGGAACAGGCCCCGGCCTTCTTCGCTTCCCAAATCGAGTGTGACGGAACGCTTGTTGGTGTTCATCGCATGGAAGACCCAGCCGTACTCCCACCAGTCGTCCACATCGGTGCGCATGCCGCCCGAATAGCGGATGCCGTCGGGACGCTGGATGGACTCCACCTTCACCACGTCGGCGCCGAACGCGGCAAGCAGGTGGGTGGCGGCGGGCCCGGCCCAGAAGGCGGTCAGGTCGACGATGCGGACACCCCGCAGCGGCAGTTCGGCATCCGCGGTCGAAGACGCGTGCTCGCTTGGCTGCCATGGTGATTCGTCATCATTGGCACCGAGCGCGGGGGTTTCGCGAACCGGCGCGGGCCCGCACTCCGCCATCAGCCACGGCGGACGCGGCTGATGGAATCCCGCGGGGTTGCGCACGAACACCCCACGTTCGGTCATGTACTCCATGTCACGGATGGTGGCGCCGTTGCCCAGGGCCGCGATCGGCAGCCGGAACAGCTGACCCAGTTCGACTATTTCGGCGACCGTCCGCTCGGCGAACCAGGGACCGATCGATTCGTAGATGAAGTCGCGGTATTCCCAGCGGCCGATCTGAAACCGCAGCTGCGGAATCTCCTCGAACTGCGGGCATTCGACCATCGCGGCGAAATCCAGCCACTGCTGTCCGGTGACCATCGTGATGCCGACGTAACCGTCCTTGGCCGGCACGATCGACGGCACCTCCAGGGTGCGGCGGATCGGCGGGACACGCAGCAGCTGGGAATGCAGCCATTCGCTGCTCTGCATCGCGGTGATCGCCTCGAGCATGGACAGGTCCAGGTGCTCGCCGGGACCGCCTCGCTGGACCCGACGGCGCACGGCCAGCGCTCCGAACGCTGCGTAAACACCACCCATGTACTCGCCGAGCTCGCCGCCGATCGAGATCGGCGGACCCGCCGGGTCACCGCGGAAACCGGTGCAGCCCGACCAGGCCTGCAGCGTGAACTCGGTGGCGGCGCGGTCGGCGAACGGACCGGACCAGCCGAAGTCTGAGATGGTGACGACGACTGCGCGGGGCGACTCGGCCACCAGTCGCTGCGGGTCGATGCCCAACTCGGTGGCGCGCGTAGGTGCCACGGCCACGATCACCACGTCGGCCCCAGCCAGTTCGGCTTGCAATCGCTGTGATTCCGGCGACACGCTCAGGCTGCTCTTACCGGCGTTGAGGTAGCAGAACAGCGGCGAGGCGGCACCGGGCGGCACGGGCGAGCACGTCGCCGAGTAGCCACGCAGCGGATCCCCTTGTGGCGGCTCCACTTTGCGGACCTGTGCGCCAGCATCCACCAACAGCTTCCCACAGTAGCTGCCGGCCAGGCGGTCACTGATCTCGACGACCCGAAGTTCGTCCAGGGGCGGCGGCCGGTTATCGGCCTGGTGACTCACGCGGCTATTTATACCATTACTGCTAAAATAGCTAAGCCAACCGAGTTCGCGGGTCAGTCACCGTGCGCTCTCTCCTGCTGCAGGTTGCGAGGAACCGGATGACCGCCTTGGGTATTGGACCCGACGCCCGTCGCCGGCTGTCGGCGCCCAGGATCGCTGAAATCGTAGCCGACGAGTTGCGCCGCCAGATCATCGACGGTGAACTGGCCGACGGCGATCTGCTGCCGCGCCAGGAAGTGCTCGTCGAGCAGTTCAAGGTCAGTCTGGTGTCGCTGCGCGAGGCCCTGAGAATCCTGGAGACCGAAGGGCTGGTCTCGGTGCGGCGGGGCAACCGCGGCGGTGCCGTCGTACACGCACCGGCCAAGACCAGCGCCGCCTACATGCTGGGCCTGGTCCTGCAGAGTGAGTCCGTCGCCGTCAGCGACCTCGGCGCGGCATTGCAGGAGCTGGAGCCCGCCTGCGCCGCGCTGGCCGCCCAGCGCCCCGACCGCGCCGACACTTTGGTGCCCGAACTCAAACGGGTCAACGACGCCATGGCCGAGAACCTGGAAGACGGGCGGTTGTTCACCGAGATCGGCCGCGAATTCCACAATCTCATCGTCCGAGGCTGCGGCAACCACACCATCATCGCCGTCGTCGGCAGCCTCGAAACACTGTGGAGCAGCCACGAACAACAGTGGGCGGACGAGAGCTCCGCCCGCGGCACCTATCCCTCGCTGGCCAAGCGCCGTGCGGCCCTCAACACCCACATCAAGCTCACCGAGACGATCGCCGAGGGTGACGTTGACCGGGCCCGGCGCATCGCCGGCCGCCACCTCGCCGACACCCAGACCTACGTGCTCTCCGGCCGGCCGGAACAACGGATCTACGCACTGTCCCCGCAGGCGTTGTCGCGCCCGCGGGACGTCCGGCGCCCTTGACGACCCCGCGAACCGCGTTGGTCACCGGCGGTAGCGGTGGCATCGGAAAAGCGTGTGCCGCCAAGCTGAGTCAGCTCGGCTATGACGTCGTGGTGCTGGCGCGCCGGGCGGAACCCCTGCGCGCGGCGGCCGACGAGATCGGCGCCCGCGCTATCGTGGCCGACGCGTCCGACCCCGACGGATTCGCCGCTGCGA
It contains:
- a CDS encoding CoA transferase, with the translated sequence MNSRVSHQADNRPPPLDELRVVEISDRLAGSYCGKLLVDAGAQVRKVEPPQGDPLRGYSATCSPVPPGAASPLFCYLNAGKSSLSVSPESQRLQAELAGADVVIVAVAPTRATELGIDPQRLVAESPRAVVVTISDFGWSGPFADRAATEFTLQAWSGCTGFRGDPAGPPISIGGELGEYMGGVYAAFGALAVRRRVQRGGPGEHLDLSMLEAITAMQSSEWLHSQLLRVPPIRRTLEVPSIVPAKDGYVGITMVTGQQWLDFAAMVECPQFEEIPQLRFQIGRWEYRDFIYESIGPWFAERTVAEIVELGQLFRLPIAALGNGATIRDMEYMTERGVFVRNPAGFHQPRPPWLMAECGPAPVRETPALGANDDESPWQPSEHASSTADAELPLRGVRIVDLTAFWAGPAATHLLAAFGADVVKVESIQRPDGIRYSGGMRTDVDDWWEYGWVFHAMNTNKRSVTLDLGSEEGRGLFRTLVAGADVVIENFSPRVMDHFGLTADVLLKINPALVVTRMPAFGLAGPWRERVGFAPTMEQIGGLTWVTGLPETPPVTPRGACDPLAGVHAAFAVLAALHFTERTGTGQQVELPMLETVLNTTAIQPIEAEVFGKTLSRRGNRGQGGALQNIYRCAGEDDWIAVSVRDDRQWASLVDVIGALRHEELTSEAGRRERADEIDLALQEWFAAQPLDATVELLAAAGVPAAPVGSPSLVTENPQLRARGFFESLVHPRTGPGLYPTPPFALLAGQRQWLLRPPPTLGEHNEDILRDQCGLTETELAHLAAGKVIGTRPVGL
- a CDS encoding FadR/GntR family transcriptional regulator translates to MTALGIGPDARRRLSAPRIAEIVADELRRQIIDGELADGDLLPRQEVLVEQFKVSLVSLREALRILETEGLVSVRRGNRGGAVVHAPAKTSAAYMLGLVLQSESVAVSDLGAALQELEPACAALAAQRPDRADTLVPELKRVNDAMAENLEDGRLFTEIGREFHNLIVRGCGNHTIIAVVGSLETLWSSHEQQWADESSARGTYPSLAKRRAALNTHIKLTETIAEGDVDRARRIAGRHLADTQTYVLSGRPEQRIYALSPQALSRPRDVRRP